The sequence GCTGAGGGAGGATTTATGATAAAATTAATAGCAACTGATATTGATGGGACTTTGTTGGGGTTAACCAAAACAATGCCAGAAAGGGCAGATGAAATTATTACTAAATTAATCAAAAAGGGTATATTATTTGTCCCGGCAAGTGGCCGTTCTTATAGTGCAATAGAGCATTTGTTTGTTCCGTTCATTAACGACATTGCGATTATAGCCGAGAATGGCGGTGTAGTAAATTATAAAGGGAAAGAACTTTTTACTAAAACTTTGCAAAAAGATACGTTGATAGAAGTTATGGAATTTTTGGATCAAGACAATATATTTCCGATTATCAATAGCAGATACGAATCCTATTTATTGCCTCAAATAGTAACAGTCAGAGAAAAAGTTGCACACTATTGTACTGCAATGAAAGATATAGACCGATTTGAAGATATTGAAAAGGATATAGTTTCGGTATCTATTTGGGTAACAGATGGAAGCGTGGTCGAAGTGTGTAACGAATTAAACAAAAGATTTAATGATAGAGCAATGTTCGTGGCTACAGGAAAATTTTGGATTGATGCTATACCAATGGGGGTAAACAAAGGGATAGGCTTGAAGATGCTTATGAAAAAGCTAAACATAAAATCAAGCGAAGTCATGGCATTTGGTGATTATAATAATGACATAGAAATGTTGCAGTTAGCAGAAACAAGCTATGTAATGGATCACGCTACAGACGAAATGAAAGCGTATGGAAACTTTGTATGCTCTCCAGAAGAAATAATGAGTGAGATAGAAAAGCATGCGTTATAAAATATTGAAAGGAATGAGACGATGGATTTTCATTTAGAGCAAAGATTAGAGTTTATTAGAGATTATGTAAAAATGGCAGGTGTGGCAGGAGTTGTGATAGGAATAAGTGGAGGAAAAGATTCTGCAGTCACAACGGCTTTGTGTGTAAAAGCGTTAGGTGCGGATAAAGTATTGGGAGTTAGTATGCCGTGTAGTTCAAATCCAGCAGATGTAGAACATGCAAAAATGGTGGCAGAGGCATTTGGCGTTGAACTGTTTGTGGTAGAGCTTAAAGATAGCTACGAGCAGATGAAAAAATCTATTTCGAGCCAAGTGGACTTTGAGTTAAGAGATATAGCGTTAGCAAATATAAAGCCTCGACTTCGAATGATCACATTGTATACACTAGCACAAACTAAGAACTACCTTGTGGTGGGGACAGACAATTTAAGCGAAATGGTTATGGGATATTTTACAAAATGGGGCGATGGGGCATACGACATTAACCCATTATCGGACCTAACAGTTAAAGAGGTGCTAGAATTTGGGAAAGAGTTGGGAGTGCCAAAAGTCATATTAACAAAAGCGCCATCTGCAGGGTTATGGGAAGGTCAAACAGACGAGAAAGAAATGGGTGTAACATATAATGAGATAGAAGAATATATCAAAACTGGCAAAACCAACGCTAGGGCTCAAGAAATTATCGAAGCGGCGAATACAAGAACTCAGCATAAACGCGAAATGCCATATTTTTTTAGAGCAAAGTAAGCATAAAATAAAAAAATCCCCTCTTAATAAATAGGAGGGGCATACATATTAATCTTGCAACGCATCGTAGCCTTCTTCACCAGTGCTAATTCTGTGAACATTCTCTACTGCGTGTACAAAAATCTTACCATCACCGATATGTCCGGTATATAATGCTGTTTTAATAGTAGCAACAACAGTTTCGGTAGGGATTTTGCAAACGACGATTTCGATTTTAACCTTAGGTAGAAGAGTTGCCTCGATAGGGTTACCTCTATAATACTCTGGTTGACCCTTTTGGATACCAAAGCCTAAAACCTGAATTACAGTCATTCCGGTAATGCCAATTGCTTCGAGAGAAGTCTTGAGTTGATAAAATTTTGCCTGATTGGTTATCACGGTAACTTTGGTGATTGGTGCACCAGGATTTGAGTTGTCAACAACAGGTATCGCCTTATTAATAGGCACAATCTCGGTTTCTACTTTGGTTGAAATTAATGTAGGAACGATATCTAGCGAAGTCATAGCAAATCCGGCGTAGCTGCTAGCAAGTGCGTGTTCGCTTAGGTCTAAGCCGATAGTTTCTTCTTCTGCAGATACACGAAGCCCATGGAATCGATCGATTAATGCGAAGAATATAGTCATCACAATTGCTGTATACAAAATTATTGATCCGATACCAACAAATTGAGTGAGTAATAAGTCTGTGCCTCCGCCATATACAAGCCCGCCATCAACGGCAAATAATCCTACTGCTAAAGTTCCCCAGATGC is a genomic window of Candidatus Epulonipiscium viviparus containing:
- a CDS encoding HAD family hydrolase codes for the protein MIKLIATDIDGTLLGLTKTMPERADEIITKLIKKGILFVPASGRSYSAIEHLFVPFINDIAIIAENGGVVNYKGKELFTKTLQKDTLIEVMEFLDQDNIFPIINSRYESYLLPQIVTVREKVAHYCTAMKDIDRFEDIEKDIVSVSIWVTDGSVVEVCNELNKRFNDRAMFVATGKFWIDAIPMGVNKGIGLKMLMKKLNIKSSEVMAFGDYNNDIEMLQLAETSYVMDHATDEMKAYGNFVCSPEEIMSEIEKHAL
- the nadE gene encoding NAD(+) synthase, which translates into the protein MDFHLEQRLEFIRDYVKMAGVAGVVIGISGGKDSAVTTALCVKALGADKVLGVSMPCSSNPADVEHAKMVAEAFGVELFVVELKDSYEQMKKSISSQVDFELRDIALANIKPRLRMITLYTLAQTKNYLVVGTDNLSEMVMGYFTKWGDGAYDINPLSDLTVKEVLEFGKELGVPKVILTKAPSAGLWEGQTDEKEMGVTYNEIEEYIKTGKTNARAQEIIEAANTRTQHKREMPYFFRAK